The sequence below is a genomic window from Ipomoea triloba cultivar NCNSP0323 chromosome 10, ASM357664v1.
TTTCATCTCTACATTTGTTTGAGAAAGCTGCAGAGCAGTACACAGGATCTGCAACTGAAGCTGTATGCAACTGGTACATCGAAAACATTGTTAATGATGTGTCTGGTGCTGGTATCCTTTTTGCACCACTCCATAGATGCTTCAAGAGCTCAAGGCCTGTTGGGGGATATTTTGCTGAGTCAGTCACTGATCTTAGGGAATTAAAAGCATTCGTTCGGATTTTTGGCGGTTATGGAGTTGACAGGTTTGACAGAATGATGAAAGAACACACAGCTGCACTGCTGAACTGCATTGACACATCACTACGTGCCAACCGCGAGATTTTGGAGGCAGTTGCAGGAAGCATGCATTCTGGTGACCGGATAGATAGAGACACAAATATCAAGCAGATTGTTGATATGGACACCATGGTTGGGTTCTGTGTACAGGCAGGACAAGCTATTGCTTTTGATTGTCTTCTAGCAGAAGCTGCTGGAGCTGTACTGCAGGACGGTGCTCCTCTAATACATTCTTTACTAACAGGGGTTGCTAAGCATTTACCTGAGGAAATTCCTGAGAAGAAGGAAATTAGAAGGTTGAGAAGGGTGATAAACAGTGTGACTCTAGCTGATGACCATGACTCAGAGTGGGTCAGATCAATTTTTGAAGAGGTTGGGGGTGCAAGTGACGGTTCATGGAGCTTGTTGCCATATCTATTTGCCACATTCATGACTTCAAATATCTGGAGTACTACAGCTTTCAATGTTGATACTGGAGGTTTCAACAACAATATTCACTGCTTGGCAAGGTTAATTCAAAAGCAGCTCTTTTCTTCATATGCatatatttatctaaatatatgtTGCTTCATGATCTCTTTTTTTGACATATTTTGCATGAGTGAATGCTCTTTTCTTTGCTTtacactttttgttttttgtttttgtttttgttttttggtgttttggttttttttgtttgttttgttttgttttgttttgttctgttttgtttttttgttttgttttttgcaaAAGGTGCAGTTGCTAAGAACAAATTAAGAGAATTGAGATTGTTGGATATATTCAATGTAGGTCTATGGACTATGGGTGCTCTAATTAGATGATAGGAGATAGTATACCAAAACTTGATTGGATTAAAGTTATTACAAAGAGTTAttgccacttttggtccttttcCCACATTTGTTCCCTAACTATTACTCTTCTCACATTTGGTGCACAAGTATACCTTTCttgccacatttggtcctgccaaCCAAATGTTCGGCAGTCACCTGTTGGaaaagttaatttttctttGATCTGGAAAGCTTTAAAGGCAACGTCATCCTTCCAAGTCTAAATACACATTACTGTTACTAAAAATCCCAAAATTGAATGAAATGTGAAGCTGCCTTTGATTTTTCAGTGTAGCTAGGGTGGTAGGAGAAAAGGGCTAGGTTTTCTACATCTTaaattttgggattttttaGTAATGGTCGTGTGTATCTTGGACTGATAGCTTTTCCTTTTGAAACTTTCCTAGATgagagaaaattaatttttctggTTGGTAATTGCTAGGCATTTAGTTGGTAGAATCAAATGTGGCAAAAAAAGCATGTTTGTACACCAAATGTGTCAAGATTAATAGTTGGGGATCAAATGTGGGATATGGATAATATTAAGGGACCAAAAGTGGCAATAATTCTTATTACAAACTAGGGATAAGGGTAAGCCCTTGAACTTTTTAAGAATATGCAATTAagctttcaaattaaaaaaaataaataaaaaaaaatcaaatagatgCCTAAACTCAGGGAAAAAGAGCAATTGACCCCTTGGTAAGAATTTTTTCCTGGAATTGCCCAATCATCACTTAAGTGGATGCCGACTCGtatttgttgagcatataatataatatataaacataaatgtgcagtccaactatctgcttaggcttttagttgaacCGGGAATACATTATtcaattgtatttattttaaatttttttgctgacttgatgCCACATGTGGGGTAGTTTCTTGAAGCCATGGCGTCACACTTGGCTAATTGTGATAGCtaataaaagaattgaaaggaCAAAGATGGCTTCTTCCTTTTCAGCCAAATTCATTCAAGTGAAAGACAAAGAAACTCCTAGATAAAGAACAATGTAagataattttttgaattaacCATGGCAGTTAAAGAACAAGAGAGGACAAACTTCTAGTTATTGCCTCACatcagcaaaaaaaaattaaagtaagtaTGAGTTGGCATCCACATAAGCAATGATTGGATGATTACAGGTAAAAATGGGATAAGTGCACTTTTTTCTCTTGTTCAGGTGTCTacttgaaactttttttttttttttaaagtttgggATTGTAGTTGCATTTTcctaaaaagtttgaaggcttatttgaccattgtCCCTAAATACGCATTAGCTCAAGGGCACAAATTTAGCACTTGGTAGAATGAGATTGGGAAAGTCCATGTGGTTGATCTTATGTGGATTGTGTTCAAAGCATAGTTAAGTCAGCCAGGGCTTGCTTTTCAATTTATCCTCAGGACTGGCGGGGAGAGGAGAAACAATAAGCATACTAGTGTCACCCTGCCTAGGAGGTTGGCATTGTTTCTAGTGTAACCTTGGTTAGTAgctggaaaaatgaaaaattggagaGACAAAATAGGAAAAATGAGTATTTTGTGACTTGGTTTTCTTGGGCAGGTGTATTTCTGCTGTTATTGCAGGAAGTGAATTCGTGAGACTTGAAAGAGAAAATCAACAGAAGCAGTCTTTTTCAAATGGCCATGTTGATGAGGCATTAGATCCTGAGACACAGAACCGTTCTTCGGTGGAGGCAAGCATTAAGTCCACAATGCAACTGTTTGTCAAATTCTCTGCTGGAATTATCCTGGATTATTGGAATGAACATAACAGGTAAAACTTATACTTCATTCATTATACTTAGATGTCACATAATGGGAagttatttaaattgtatatattactaaggaattaattatatgATGAGTAAGGAGTGTGAATTAGTAAGTTGATCTTTGAGGTTGAACCAAATTCTGAAGGATTAGTTGATTTTCAAAGGCATAAACCAAAAGATTAGATTTCCTGATAAGTTAGTTAACAAATTGTGTGTcctggaaaactggaaaattttgtgtttagTAAATGAGTAGTTTGGGCAGCCAGTATTATGTGTTTTCTATCTGTTTACTTATGTATTGTTTTGCTCTTGCACTCAGATCTCATATTGTAGCAAAGCTTATATTCCTGGACCAATTTTGTGAGATCTCTCCATACCTGCCAAGAAGCTCGCTAGAAGCCCATCTTCCTTTCGCAATTCTCCGCTCCATATACACCCAATACTACTCAAATTCCTCTCCTGTGCACGTGCAACTTGCATTGCTCAACACATCTCCCCGGCATTCGCCTGCTATACTTGCGCACACATCTCCGGCAATGAGGCAGCCGGGGCCCCGTGAAGAGTCTACTCCACATTCAACTCTTAATGATTCCGGCTATTTCAAGGCATCATCAAGCCATAACCAAAATCAGCTATACGACACTGAAAATAAAGCTCGGAATACGAGGCGCTCTGGGCCGTTGGATTATAGTGCCAGTGCCACTCGCAAAGTCAAGTTTATGGAAGGCTCAACATCATCAAGCACAGGTCCAAGTCCTTTACCAAGGTTTGCAGTGTCCAGATCCGGTCCCATATCATACAAGTAGTAGAAACAAGAATGTACATTTGCTTCCTGTCAATGTCAATATTTCAAAGTGGAAATTCAGTCTACTACTATGCTCATATAATTTTGACGTTTATTCATATTTGGAAATTGTAGTTTATTTATTCATAGGGGTGGTCATTCGCTTCATTTTAAACCGAGTTAATCGTTTACTAAACTGAAATACTTAATCaaagtgaaaattatattttgatttattccgttttcttatgattttttttaaattgaattaatGGTGATGGATGgcaattgttatacagtggTCCACAGTGTTGTGGAACATGGTTGctgaatgaaattgtagtacaattaaaatgatattttagtgttgctataatgaaattagtgtatttgaaaaataaaactgaaaaataGAATGTATATCGtcaaataaatttgtaatataattaaaattacactgTAGTATTGTTATAAGAGCAAATATCCAATTTTGGCTCCACGACTATtatcaaaatgacaattttggtctacatgtttaatttctactaaTTTTGATCTCACGACTAGTGTTTTAGTATCAATTTTTATTCTCGACTATCATTTTAGTGTGAAAATTTATCGTGCCGGTCACTCATATGTTTAAAACGTGTAAAAACCTAACattgttaagggtatttttgtcattttcaacttaaggtgcgtttggaaagcaggaaaatgacttctggaaaatgttttctggaaaatgagttatttttcgggtgtttggatgtactctggaaaactgtctttgggtgtttggttcattttttcgaaaatgagtggaaaattggtagaaatgtataattatataattttattattttctttaaaatataaaaatatataaactaataatatttattataaataaatataaaaacaaaacaaaaaaaaaaaaaaaaNTATCCTCAGGACTGGCGGGGAGAGGAGAAACAATAAGCATACTAGTGTCACCCTGCCTAGGAGGTTGGCATTGTTTCTAGTGTAACCTTGGTTAGTAgctggaaaaatgaaaaattggagaGACAAAATAGGAAAAATGAGTATTTTGTGACTTGGTTTTCTTGGGCAGGTGTATTTCTGCTGTTATTGCAGGAAGTGAATTCGTGAGACTTGAAAGAGAAAATCAACAGAAGCAGTCTTTTTCAAATGGCCATGTTGATGAGGCATTAGATCCTGAGACACAGAACCGTTCTTCGGTGGAGGCAAGCATTAAGTCCACAATGCAACTGTTTGTCAAATTCTCTGCTGGAATTATCCTGGATTATTGGAATGAACATAACAGGTAAAACTTATACTTCATTCATTATACTTAGATGTCACATAATGGGAagttatttaaattgtatatattactaaggaattaattatatgATGAGTAAGGAGTGTGAATTAGTAAGTTGATCTTTGAGGTTGAACCAAATTCTGAAGGATTAGTTGATTTTCAAAGGCATAAACCAAAAGATTAGATTTCCTGATAAGTTAGTTAACAAATTGTGTGTcctggaaaactggaaaattttgtgtttagTAAATGAGTAGTTTGGGCAGCCAGTATTATGTGTTTTCTATCTGTTTACTTATGTATTGTTTTGCTCTTGCACTCAGATCTCATATTGTAGCAAAGCTTATATTCCTGGACCAATTTTGTGAGATCTCTCCATACCTGCCAAGAAGCTCGCTAGAAGCCCATCTTCCTTTCGCAATTCTCCGCTCCATATACACCCAATACTACTCAAATTCCTCTCCTGTGCACGTGCAACTTGCATTGCTCAACACATCTCCCCGGCATTCGCCTGCTATACTTGCGCACACATCTCCGGCAATGAGGCAGCCGGGGCCCCGTGAAGAGTCTACTCCACATTCAACTCTTAATGATTCCGGCTATTTCAAGGCATCATCAAGCCATAACCAAAATCAGCTATACGACACTGAAAATAAAGCTCGGAATACGAGGCGCTCTGGGCCGTTGGATTATAGTGCCAGTGCCACTCGCAAAGTCAAGTTTATGGAAGGCTCAACATCATCAAGCACAGGTCCAAGTCCTTTACCAAGGTTTGCAGTGTCCAGATCCGGTCCCATATCATACAAGTAGTAGAAACAAGAATGTACATTTGCTTCCTGTCAATGTCAATATTTCAAAGTGGAAATTCAGTCTACTACTATGCTCATATAATTTTGACGTTTATTCATATTTGGAAATTGTAGTTTATTTATTCATAGGGGTGGTCATTCGCTTCATTTTAAACCGAGTTAATCGTTTACTAAACTGAAATACTTAATCaaagtgaaaattatattttgatttattccgttttcttatgattttttttaaattgaattaatGGTGATGGATGgcaattgttatacagtggTCCACAGTGTTGTGGAACATGGTTGctgaatgaaattgtagtacaattaaaatgatattttagtgttgctataatgaaattagtgtatttgaaaaataaaactgaaaaataGAATGTATATCGtcaaataaatttgtaatataattaaaattacactgTAGTATTGTTATAAGAGCAAATATCCAATTTTGGCTCCACGACTATtatcaaaatgacaattttggtctacatgtttaatttctactaaTTTTGATCTCACGACTAGTGTTTTAGTATCAATTTTTATTCTCGACTATCATTTTAGTGTGAAAATTTATCGTGCCGGTCACTCATATGTTTAAAACGTGTAAAAACCTAACattgttaagggtatttttgtcattttcaacttaaggtgcgtttggaaagcaggaaaatgacttctggaaaatgttttctggaaaatgagttatttttcgggtgtttggatgtactctggaaaactgtctttgggtgtttggttcattttttcgaaaatgagtggaaaattggtagaaatgtataattatataattttattattttctttaaaatataaaaatatataaactaataatatttattataaataaatataaaaacaaaaaaaaaaaaaaaaaaaaacaacggcAGCAGGccgctgctctggtttccgccggaaaccagcgCAGCCGTTGCTTTGGTTTCCGCCGAAAACCAGAGCAGTTTGCTCTTGTTTCCGGCCCcctgccggaaaccagagccggCGGAcgggtttccggcggaaaccagtccgACTGAGGGAGGGAGCATGTTGCACGCTGCATTTTccattccggaaaatgacttccggacttTTTgtccgaaagtcattttctggaaaaaacACTTaattttccgtggtcaacggaaaatgatttccgttaaCCACATTTTCTGggtgttgccaaacaccaaaattccggaaaatgattttcagaaatcattttccgagtaaccaaacacacccttaatattcCAATTTGAATATGAATAAATGTATTGAAGTGctaagatcgatcaaaatttgaaagttttctcctcattttaccttaatttgaaatggagaattgtgaattgtgatcgatcttagagcttaaatctctttattaatgctcaaattgggatattgagttgaaaatgacgaaaataccttttaaaattttagatttcggcacaTTTTAAACGGATTGGTGActggcgcgatgaattttggcactaaaatagTAGTCGTGGGATAAAAATTGGtgctaaaacaatagtcgtgggaccaaaattggtatttgctcattgttataatgaaactagtgtgaaaaatgaaactaaaatccagagtcatacaataacatatattgtcaaatgaacttaGAGTGCAATTAAAGCATTACTATGATTAAACTAATGTGTgtacaaaatgaaattacaaaataGAGCTTattcaataatgtatattgtcaaatgaaaacTTTGGTATttctataatgaaattaatgtgtgaaaaatgaaaatgaagtgtaattaaaaatgATACTTACTTCGTGGACCTCACtgctacatggaccatggtccacagtaaaatttgccgaTGGATGGTATACTGGGCTGACTTGTCTGACCAGTTAACCAAAAGTGCCTGGGCTACATGGACCGGCTCAAGAAAATAACTAGATCAAGAAATCCTAAGAAGGATACCTTGTACAAAACGACTTAGGAATTTAATAAGGTTGAGCTTATTAATCATAATGTATGAAGGATAAGACATGGTATTCCTAGTAGAATAAGTATTAGGCCTCATTTTCCCGATTAACAAAGACTCTGAATATGAGGCAATCTAGGATTTCTATTCTTTGTAGGACTTCTaacccaaaatatgtataaatagacccttcATACattagagagaaaaaaaaagacaattttcACTATCTACAAGCAATATTAACAATACAATACCGATATTCTCTATATTCTTATATATTCGTTATTTTAATAGTTGTGTTGACCAATCGTTGACTGCCCAAAAGTtctaaaaccaacattggcgctATTTGTGGGATCTAAATGAAAAGTTTATGTTCGATTTCCACATCTAGAATTTCCAGCATCTCAGCATGGTGACTACGCGATGACACACCCAAACTGACCAGTCGATTCAGGATCTGTGGGAAACCCTTAGCTGGCACACCTCTTGCTCACTAACCGATCAATTTTTATCCCCTCAAGAGGATGATCTGGAAACCCCCGAGTGGAAGAGGAGTTCCGTCAACCATACGACCAATCACAAACATCACTCAGACTCGATTGATTAGACCCCGTCCTATTGTATTGAAAATTGTTGAGCGCAACCTCGAAGCCTTGCAGTGTGACTAAATGCCAGGAGGCAAGGCCCCCGTCGCGGCAGACCCCTCCAAACATGACCACTCATGGAGAGCAGGCGACCAGGATTGATCACCAGAGAAAACACGAGGATCTGGCCTACCTAAGAAACATTGCCTTGCAAGTTCAGTCCTTAACTGCTTAGGATCCTGAAGCCAACCACCCATCACCATGTAGTTAGGGTAAAATAACCTGTCAGATAGGAACCCGCGACGAAATGTCAGGCTCAATCCTTAGCGATAAGCGAAAGCTGCTCGGGTAGCTAGCCTCTGAACTCGAGAACCACAAGCAGAGGAGTGTAATGAGGTTGGTTCTCTAGAGGGAATGGTTGAGAGCAATGGGAAGACCCCCTGACCCGGTTGAGAAAACCAAGCCCGAGAGTTTGAAGACTTAGCTAAAGAAATAAAGGACCACCAATGTAAGATTGAGGGTGGAAAGGACCAACCAGCCACTTGGTCCCTGTTGTCCGCCAGCCCATATTCCGAAGAAATCTAACAGTACCGTGCACCAATGGGCTTTAAATGCCCGGCGATGCCTACATATGATGCGATAGATGACCCCAATAATCACCTAGTAAGTTTCCAAGCAAAGATGATGGTGATAGGAGCGGAGGTCCCCATGTATTGATGTGTCTTCTTTTCAACACTTAGGGGGGGCGGGGGCAACGCAACAATAGTTCATTTCCCTCCCACCTCGATCCATacataatgttgtaaaaatcatGCCTAGGAAGCTCCCGGCCGCCTAGAACAACACCGAAATCGGCGTTCTAGGTGGTCAACAGCCTAGCTAACCGATTATATACTATGTGTGGTTTTTTTAAGGGTTGTTTGCTCAAAATGACGTCATTTTGAGTGAATAATCCTAAAATGCCTAAATCGCCTTAGTAATTCAAAATTCTCGCATAAATCACATTTTTTCTCCTCCGCTTTCACCCTCCAGTTGTCCACTCCGATTTCCCTACCAATTGACAAATATAACGCCGTCGCTGGTCGCCCGTCACTGCTCGTCGGTCGTTGCTTCGCCGTCGTCCCTGGTTCCCTGCTCGCCGTCACTGTTGGTAAGTTTTTTAGTTCTCGCTGTGTTACTGGAGTGATAATAGTAAAAATGTAGAATATAAATTACAGAGTATACTACCGTCAACTGCTAGTGCTGGATTTGTCAAGTAATTTGCATTCCTTTATTTGGATTTACATAGTAGAAATGTAGAATAGTTCAAATGTTTGAATTGGTTATATTTGTCAAGCAATTTGCATTCCTTTATTTGGATTTACATAGTAGAATAGTTTAAATGTTGGAATTGGTTCTTGAATTGGTTGCATTTGTCAATTCTATTAGGAGTTTGAGCTATTTTGTTTTAGGTTGgggaattaataatttaatggcaTCAACTCTGTTAAGTATGACAAGTGACGATGATAATACTTGTCAAAGTGTTGGATCTTCTCAACCATttgtaataaaaaagaaagtctAATGATATAGGTTGGGAGTATAGAGTAATTCATGATCCGAACAGGTCAATGTACAAGATTAGATGTTTAATGTGCAAGAAAGTAATGTCTAGTGGAGTTTATCATATTAAAGAGCATATTATTGGCATACAAGGAAATGGTAGCAAATGCCCCATAGCTTATTGGAAGATCAATTAAAATGTAGGGAAGCTATCATGATAGCAAAGAACAAAATGTAGAACAAGAGAACCGAAGAAGTTAATCTTAGAGCAGAGGTGAACATTGATGAGCATGAGAGTATGAGTATAGATGTTGATGAGTTGCAACAGTTTGGACTTGTGAAGCCACCTTCATGTCCAATTGGCCATATGGATAAGTTTACAAACCAAATCAATCCTAAATCTTCTTTGAGTTCAGGAAAGGGCAATGCTCAACAACGAATTATTGACGATTTGACAAAGAAAGGGGTAAACGGGTGAAAGAGTACATATATAGATGGGGCTAGAAGTAGCTATTCCATATCATGCTTTTGAGAGAGATAGCTTCAAgtaggggtgttagcgaacagagctttcgacaaactattTGTGTTCGTGTTCGGTAAATGTTCacttatgttcgtttattaaggtaaacgaacattaacaaacaaaatttagagctcggttaataaatgAACAGGGTCTGAACAATgataagctcgtttgctaagagatcgtgaacaagctcgtttctgttcgtttagtaatgttcgcgaacaagctcgttaagtgttcgtttaataatgttcgcgaacatgttcacaaacatatataattgtgttgtttgtttggttattgttcgtgaacgtagaCTATCTCTTGTTCACGAacgaattgtgttcatgaacatgtgcaggtgtttggtaattaagtATTCACGAACCTCTTCATGAACGTATACGAATATGTTCGTGAACGAGTTCGCTAACGTTAACAAACGCGTTCGTGAACGAGTTCGCTAACGTTAACAAAcgcgttcgtgaacgtgttcgttaacgttaatgaacacgttcgcgaacatgttcgcgaacgttaacaaacactaatgaacgtttaacaaacgaacacgaacaagattttcaaaaaccttaacaaacgaactcGAACAtgaacactccaaaatccttaacaaacgaacatgaacaAGTTTCGTTCGTTAACAACTCTAACTTCAAGTTGATGGTTGAAGCAATTGGTCAATATGGTCTAGGGGCTCAAGGACCAAATAGATATGAAATGAGTGAGAAGTATTTGGAAAAAAGAGGTTGATTGAGTCCGAGAATCTCTGAAGGTACATGAAGTGGAGTGGAAACTAAATGGGTGCTCAATTATGACCGATGCATGAATAGATAGGAAGAGAAGAAACATCATGAACTTGTGTGTCAATTTAATGTtggacacaattttttttttatcttctaaaGAATTTTCAATTGAGGCACACACAACTACACAAGTTAGCATATATTTGAGTATGTAGAGCATGACATTCAACAAGATGGAGAGGAGAATGTTATTCAAATTGTCACAGATAAATAGATAATGCCTCGAGCAACATGTGAGCGGCAAAATTGTTGAAGGAGAAGAGGTTACTGGTCTTTTGGACTTGTTGTGCGACATATTCCATCAATTTAATGCTTGAAAGCATTGCAGTTATGTGCAACCAAATCCATTaatctaaatattttattagtttaaactttttaaaatctttaatatACTAATAGTAATCTAATATACTTGAATGTCTTGCAAGTTTATCAAGAGGTATAAAAGAGTTATTGAACAAGCAAAGGGCTTGACTATTTTTATCTATGCACACCATAAAACATTAGCAATGATGGGATCCTTTACAAAGAAGTGAGGCACAGTTAGGCCAGATATGACTAGGTTTGCTTCTACATTTCTTACTTTGGGATAATGATTTTACCCTTAGAATATAGAATCCTGCAACATTTCGCCGTCAATTTGaccggaaggaccaaaactaataaaaataacaaagttaggcatcaaaattgaaaaaatttatttgtgattttttgaGTCAGATACCCCAATTGCATTTTACTGTGTAGTTGGATGACCAATTTGACCCTTAAGTATGGACATTTTGGATtgtatactacttattccctatcaattcccatgtataccaaacattggaattgaaattcaaccaaacaaatACTGGAATTTAAATTATCACTTTATTTCCCCATTATTAATCTCCCATCAAATCACTTTATTTCCCCATTATTCATCTCCcatcaaattacaattcttttcctacCTAATTCCATCATTCCAATCAAGCGTCCTGtaaatatttggttttatttttatttttcactaaTAAATAACGTAATTTGTATATGCCTAGTTTCAAAACATAGGAATTAC
It includes:
- the LOC116032648 gene encoding protein NAP1-like; this translates as MQLFVKFSAGIILDYWNEHNRSHIVAKLIFLDQFCEISPYLPRSSLEAHLPFAILRSIYTQYYSNSSPVHVQLALLNTSPRHSPAILAHTSPAMRQPGPREESTPHSTLNDSGYFKASSSHNQNQLYDTENKARNTRRSGPLDYSASATRKVKFMEGSTSSSTGPSPLPRFAVSRSGPISYK